One window of the Rhizobium sp. ARZ01 genome contains the following:
- the ahpC gene encoding alkyl hydroperoxide reductase subunit C gives MSVLNTPIKPFKAQAFKQGKFIEVSEADIQGKWAIFFFYPADFTFVCPTELGDLADHYAELQRLGVEVFSVSTDTHFSHKGWHDASETIGKIEYAMIGDPTGAITRNFEVMREGEGLADRGTFIVDPDGIIQAMEVTAEGIGRNAADLLRKVKAAQYVRAHPGEVCPAKWEEGAKTLAPSLQLVGKI, from the coding sequence ATACCCCCATCAAGCCGTTCAAGGCGCAGGCCTTCAAGCAGGGCAAGTTCATCGAAGTGAGCGAAGCCGACATCCAGGGCAAGTGGGCGATCTTCTTCTTCTATCCGGCCGACTTCACCTTCGTCTGCCCGACCGAACTCGGTGACCTGGCCGATCATTACGCCGAACTGCAGCGCCTCGGCGTCGAGGTGTTCTCGGTTTCGACCGACACGCACTTCAGCCACAAGGGCTGGCATGACGCGTCCGAGACGATTGGCAAGATCGAGTATGCCATGATCGGCGACCCGACCGGTGCGATCACTCGCAACTTTGAAGTGATGCGCGAAGGCGAAGGCCTCGCCGACCGTGGCACCTTCATCGTCGACCCTGATGGCATCATCCAGGCGATGGAAGTCACCGCCGAGGGCATCGGCCGCAACGCCGCCGATCTGCTGCGCAAGGTCAAGGCCGCCCAGTACGTCCGGGCGCATCCCGGTGAAGTCTGCCCGGCCAAATGGGAAGAAGGCGCCAAGACGCTCGCCCCCTCGCTGCAACTCGTCGGCAAGATCTGA